From a region of the Cololabis saira isolate AMF1-May2022 chromosome 8, fColSai1.1, whole genome shotgun sequence genome:
- the LOC133449255 gene encoding complement C1q subcomponent subunit C-like: protein MFGRCFLVVGALLSLATPLSVAVETCPARGMPGMPGIPGLPGRDGRDGEKGEKGEPGALGSQTSGPGRGAPGDPGQLGYPGKRGQSGEPGEPGTWGFIGAPGDTGEHGTAGVQQQVAFSVARGTSEYPDRNSVIRFTKVITNIDGGYDTNTGRFRCRVPGTYYFVFHASLEDRLCVLMKRDSSLVMSFCDHRHHKRQVTSGGLAVYLSKEQEVWLETKDYKGMTGKPNGYSVFSGFLLHSH from the exons ATGTTCGGTCGTTGTTTTCTCGTGGTCGGAGCCCTGCTCTCGTTGGCCACACCTCTGTCGGTCGCCGTGGAGACGTGTCCGGCCAGAGGGATGCCTGGGAtgccag GTATTCCGGGGCTTCCTGGCAGAGACGGCCGGGATGGAGAGAAGGGAGAGAAAGGAGAGCCAG GAGCTCTGGGGAGTCAAACCTCCGGGCCTGGGAGAGGTGCACCGGGCGACCCGGGGCAGCTGGGATACCCCGGGAAACGAGGCCAGAGCGGAGAACCCGGGGAACCTGGAACGTGGGGATTCATTGGAGCTCCAGGAGACACCGGGGAACACGG GACCGCCGGGGTCCAGCAGCAGGTGGCCTTCAGCGTGGCGAGGGGAACCAGCGAGTACCCGGACAGAAACAGCGTTATCCGCTTCACCAAAGTCATCACCAACATCGACGGCGGCTACGACACCAACACCGGACGCTTCAG GTGTCGGGTCCCGGGGACGTACTACTTCGTCTTCCACGCATCGTTGGAGGACAGGCTCTGCGTGCTGATGAAGCGCGACAGCTCGCTGGTGATGTCCTTCTGCGACCATCGGCACCACAAGAGACAG GTAACTTCAGGTGGGCTGGCCGTCTACCTGTCGAAAGAGCAGGAGGTGTGGCTGGAGACAAAAGACTACAAAGGGATGACGGGGAAGCCCAACGGCTACAGCGTCTTCTCCGGGTTCCTGCTGCACTCGCACTAA